The Paenibacillus macerans genome includes a window with the following:
- a CDS encoding Rha family transcriptional regulator, translating to MGNEETWKGEGAMVENNIVLPAAQTLADEHFVYVENGVIMTDSRSIADKFGKRHADVLRSIKNLECSPEFILRNFAPSEYIDRSGRKLPTYKVTRDGFTFLVTGFTGKEAARFKEDYIGAFNRMEQQLQMEYKQPENPLLLQTVKQLEERIQEVTEQMENTVTLKTSEQKVIQQAIGRRVIVLTKNEKERPELFRQLYRALYVKFEVNSYRDILKKDFEQALKFIALWKPVLATERKSASSN from the coding sequence ATGGGAAATGAAGAAACATGGAAAGGGGAGGGAGCCATGGTGGAAAACAATATTGTATTACCTGCAGCACAAACTCTGGCAGACGAACACTTTGTTTATGTAGAAAATGGCGTCATCATGACGGATAGTCGCAGTATCGCTGATAAATTTGGCAAGCGGCACGCGGACGTCCTTCGAAGTATTAAAAATCTGGAATGCAGCCCAGAATTCATTTTGCGCAATTTTGCGCCCAGTGAATATATCGATCGTTCCGGACGTAAATTGCCAACTTACAAAGTTACGCGTGACGGATTCACCTTCTTGGTCACCGGATTTACAGGTAAGGAGGCTGCCAGATTCAAAGAAGATTATATAGGGGCATTTAATAGGATGGAGCAGCAGCTTCAGATGGAATACAAGCAGCCCGAGAATCCGCTACTCCTTCAAACTGTAAAACAACTTGAAGAACGGATTCAGGAGGTAACCGAACAAATGGAAAACACAGTTACGCTTAAAACTTCTGAGCAGAAAGTCATTCAGCAGGCCATCGGCCGGCGAGTCATTGTATTGACAAAAAACGAAAAAGAGCGCCCGGAATTATTTCGACAGTTGTATCGCGCCTTGTATGTCAAATTTGAAGTTAATAGTTACCGCGATATTTTAAAGAAGGATTTTGAACAAGCCTTGAAGTTCATCGCTTTATGGAAGCCAGTCCTGGCTACTGAACGCAAGAGCGCGTCTAGTAACTAA
- a CDS encoding DNA methyltransferase: MFRVIKPGGHALVFAGTRTQDLMTISLRLGGFEVRDVIEWLYFTGFPKSMDIGKAFDKRAGAKREVLRVGPTVKRMIPGADQVKTGSWIKDNGRTFTPTITVPATNLARKWNGWGTALKPAHEPIIVVRKPLAGTTADTIEKYGTGAINIDGCRIGRTAEDRTEYGISGDEPSSVTSGIYGKFRDRMAYIPHESGLFPANCITLDEEAFYSPYFCVTPRNVSKKAGKADRGAGNTHPTVKPTDLMAWLVRLVTPPEGVVLDPFAGSGSTLVAAKREGVKFVGVEMEQPYEIAIERLKNVSETIPNDFKGKGETNMIRQLTHEECMSLLDSIRSSPPGDWTHDLHTIESGPARFVDRVLVPSGHETVYFRDESGAGAMQGANWDRFAVPRAHQQSPQRTEYEQLTLW; the protein is encoded by the coding sequence GTGTTCCGGGTGATTAAGCCAGGCGGACATGCGCTTGTGTTCGCTGGTACACGAACCCAAGACTTAATGACAATTTCGCTCCGTCTTGGGGGCTTCGAGGTTCGCGATGTTATTGAGTGGCTATACTTTACGGGATTTCCGAAATCGATGGACATTGGGAAGGCGTTTGATAAACGTGCAGGAGCAAAGCGAGAGGTCTTACGCGTTGGACCGACTGTTAAACGAATGATACCGGGAGCAGATCAAGTAAAAACTGGATCGTGGATTAAAGATAACGGGCGAACATTTACTCCGACGATAACCGTTCCAGCTACTAACCTCGCCCGCAAATGGAATGGATGGGGAACTGCACTCAAGCCTGCGCATGAACCGATTATCGTTGTCAGGAAGCCACTCGCCGGAACAACTGCCGATACTATCGAAAAATACGGAACAGGTGCGATTAATATTGACGGGTGTCGTATTGGACGGACAGCAGAGGACCGCACTGAGTACGGCATAAGCGGAGATGAACCTTCCTCAGTGACATCGGGAATTTATGGGAAATTCAGGGACCGTATGGCATATATACCGCACGAATCAGGACTCTTTCCAGCGAATTGTATCACACTCGACGAAGAAGCGTTTTACTCTCCATATTTCTGCGTAACGCCTCGCAATGTCAGTAAAAAGGCGGGTAAGGCAGACCGTGGCGCGGGAAACACTCATCCAACCGTAAAGCCGACCGACCTCATGGCGTGGCTCGTACGATTGGTAACGCCGCCGGAAGGAGTGGTCCTCGACCCGTTTGCTGGATCAGGAAGTACGTTGGTAGCAGCGAAGCGAGAGGGGGTCAAATTCGTGGGTGTTGAGATGGAACAACCCTATGAGATTGCGATTGAACGATTAAAAAATGTTTCAGAAACAATTCCGAACGATTTTAAAGGCAAAGGAGAAACCAATATGATTCGGCAGCTAACACACGAAGAATGCATGTCACTTCTGGACAGCATCAGATCATCACCGCCAGGTGATTGGACGCACGACCTTCATACGATTGAATCGGGGCCGGCCAGATTTGTAGATCGTGTGCTGGTGCCATCCGGGCACGAGACAGTATATTTCCGGGATGAAAGCGGGGCAGGTGCGATGCAAGGTGCAAATTGGGATCGATTTGCGGTGCCTCGGGCACATCAGCAGTCTCCACAGCGGACCGAGTATGAGCAGTTGACGTTATGGTAA
- the dnaB gene encoding replicative DNA helicase, giving the protein MQSYIEIPKLDLPWDGPAEMASLGAVLIDRTGEAAEIVCSHLPDLFWDPRHRTIFESMVEILKAKQAIDLVTLTSKLKSKGKLEFVGGATYLYKLAHLVPTAKNVGQYISSLQDNYLLRQIMQYGVEFVTEASQYGGAQEILGRMQTRAAQLSDQVGAEQDFKSIRDVGMAVFEQFEQNFFLRCDGKITGLPSGYVDLDKMTSGFQRQDLIIVAARPSVGKTAFALNIAQNVALRSKETVAVFSLEMSAQQLVQRMVSAEGNLDAGKVKNSDFSTEDWTKVAMTISKLAEAGIMIDDSPGLTVQQIKNKCRRLKNRMGLGLVIIDYLQLLRSLYRGENRQQEVSEISRTLKEMARELNVPVIALSQLSRGVEQRQDKRPMMSDLRESGSIEQDADIVAFLYRDDYYNQESEKKNIIEIIIAKQRNGPVGTVELVFLKNFSKFANYERAQQEAPAT; this is encoded by the coding sequence ATGCAAAGCTATATCGAAATTCCGAAACTTGATTTGCCTTGGGATGGTCCTGCAGAAATGGCTAGTTTAGGAGCCGTGCTTATTGATCGCACTGGAGAGGCTGCTGAAATAGTTTGTTCTCATTTGCCGGATTTATTTTGGGATCCGCGGCATCGTACTATTTTTGAATCTATGGTGGAAATCTTGAAGGCAAAACAAGCGATAGATTTAGTTACCTTGACCTCTAAGCTTAAGAGTAAAGGCAAGCTTGAGTTTGTCGGTGGAGCAACATATTTGTACAAGTTGGCCCACCTCGTTCCTACCGCCAAGAATGTAGGCCAATATATTTCTTCGTTACAAGATAATTACCTTTTACGGCAGATCATGCAGTATGGTGTGGAATTTGTTACGGAAGCCTCTCAATATGGGGGGGCGCAAGAAATCCTGGGTCGCATGCAAACGAGAGCAGCTCAGTTATCTGATCAAGTTGGAGCCGAGCAGGACTTTAAAAGCATTAGAGATGTCGGAATGGCTGTGTTTGAACAGTTTGAGCAGAACTTTTTTTTAAGATGCGATGGAAAAATAACCGGTCTTCCCAGTGGATACGTAGACTTGGACAAAATGACTTCGGGTTTTCAAAGACAGGATTTGATCATTGTTGCAGCTAGGCCATCTGTTGGGAAAACAGCCTTCGCTCTGAATATTGCCCAAAATGTCGCTCTAAGATCCAAAGAAACCGTGGCGGTATTCAGTTTAGAAATGTCTGCACAGCAACTTGTTCAGCGTATGGTCAGCGCGGAAGGTAATTTGGATGCCGGGAAAGTGAAAAACTCGGACTTCTCTACGGAGGATTGGACGAAGGTAGCTATGACGATTAGCAAGCTGGCTGAGGCGGGAATCATGATAGACGACTCTCCAGGACTCACAGTTCAGCAAATAAAAAATAAGTGTCGCCGGCTGAAAAACCGAATGGGGCTTGGGTTAGTAATTATAGATTATCTTCAATTGCTTCGAAGTTTATACCGGGGAGAAAATCGGCAACAAGAAGTTTCGGAGATATCCCGAACGTTAAAAGAAATGGCTAGAGAACTGAATGTACCTGTCATCGCTTTGTCCCAGCTCAGTCGGGGTGTCGAACAGCGGCAGGACAAGCGTCCGATGATGTCCGACCTACGGGAATCTGGTTCCATCGAGCAGGATGCAGACATTGTGGCGTTCTTATACCGAGACGATTATTACAATCAGGAATCCGAGAAGAAGAACATCATCGAGATTATTATCGCCAAACAGCGAAACGGCCCAGTAGGAACGGTGGAACTCGTGTTTCTTAAAAACTTCAGTAAATTTGCGAATTACGAACGAGCCCAACAAGAAGCACCAGCAACGTAA
- a CDS encoding replication protein, translating into MDSNVNPQPDSPHLRIAHDIHRELIRRKISLLEREVLNMILTLSWGCGKPSAIIPQMKDFELCGVGKGHIRKTIQGLVDKRVIFWEESMNCYQFNKHYDQWQLEAIASFDGKRMNELIRLNLLQSSPNLAKKVPENERGFLKADSDQQKNNPVTEKGTELSNREADSQKREEVPEKGRYYPKMEQGSSRKRNSTVTKKVTLTREFPRNIKGIGDSKTIIKAIKRITSGTSSDSSDQKNRSYDHGLKLITQAYKENFTETGYITPFERADLEEYYHDFGEAWLLSAMREAVRRKQRNLAYVGGILRGYQARGGPGRNSTASKQSQSLEDLDRRIEEERRREQDRSAHVG; encoded by the coding sequence GTGGATTCTAACGTCAACCCCCAGCCGGATAGTCCGCACTTACGAATCGCCCATGACATACATCGTGAATTGATCCGACGTAAAATATCTTTACTCGAGAGAGAGGTTCTAAACATGATCCTCACCTTAAGTTGGGGGTGTGGGAAGCCATCGGCGATCATCCCTCAGATGAAGGATTTTGAACTATGCGGTGTCGGAAAAGGGCATATCCGTAAAACAATTCAAGGGCTTGTTGACAAGCGGGTCATCTTTTGGGAAGAGTCAATGAATTGCTATCAGTTTAACAAGCATTATGATCAATGGCAGTTGGAAGCGATCGCATCGTTTGATGGAAAAAGAATGAACGAGTTGATCCGGTTAAACTTGTTACAATCTTCGCCCAATCTTGCAAAAAAGGTTCCTGAAAATGAGAGAGGGTTCCTTAAAGCTGATTCAGATCAACAAAAAAATAACCCGGTTACAGAAAAAGGAACTGAGTTATCAAACAGGGAAGCAGACTCGCAAAAAAGGGAAGAGGTTCCCGAAAAAGGACGTTACTATCCAAAAATGGAACAGGGAAGTTCCCGAAAAAGGAACTCCACAGTTACAAAAAAAGTAACTCTGACTCGTGAATTTCCGCGTAATATCAAGGGAATTGGCGACTCTAAAACAATTATTAAAGCTATTAAAAGAATTACTAGTGGTACTAGTAGTGATTCATCAGATCAGAAAAACCGGAGTTATGATCACGGTTTGAAATTAATCACTCAAGCCTATAAAGAGAATTTCACAGAAACTGGATATATCACACCGTTTGAACGAGCTGATTTGGAGGAGTATTATCACGATTTCGGTGAAGCGTGGTTGTTATCTGCCATGAGAGAGGCGGTGCGAAGGAAACAAAGAAATCTGGCATACGTTGGCGGTATCCTGCGGGGGTATCAGGCTCGGGGAGGGCCAGGTCGAAATTCAACGGCATCGAAACAGTCACAGAGCTTGGAAGATTTGGATCGACGGATTGAGGAGGAACGACGTCGTGAACAAGATCGAAGTGCTCATGTTGGTTAG